A portion of the Wolbachia endosymbiont of Oedothorax gibbosus genome contains these proteins:
- the bioD gene encoding dethiobiotin synthase — protein MQIFVTGTDTDVGKTIISSWLCLHTGYSYFKPIQTGSILGTDSHQVSNLTNTNVYKESFVYKEPLSPHLVSSLKNESIDINEINLPKAHNLIIEGAGGVLVPINKTTLMIDLIKKLAIPTILVARFTLGTINHTLLSLEALRARNIPILGVILNGLPSQDNLEAIEFYGRVRVLASVPKLQQVDREHLMQTPFSNQLKAILGR, from the coding sequence ATGCAGATCTTTGTAACAGGAACAGATACTGATGTTGGCAAGACTATTATAAGCAGTTGGCTCTGCCTACACACTGGGTATTCGTATTTCAAACCCATCCAAACTGGAAGTATTCTAGGTACAGACAGTCATCAAGTAAGTAATTTGACTAACACAAATGTTTATAAAGAAAGTTTTGTTTATAAAGAACCTCTATCTCCTCACTTGGTGTCATCGCTGAAAAATGAAAGCATTGACATTAATGAGATTAATTTACCCAAGGCACATAATTTAATTATAGAAGGTGCCGGAGGAGTTTTAGTTCCAATCAATAAAACCACACTAATGATCGATTTAATCAAAAAACTCGCCATTCCAACAATTTTAGTTGCAAGGTTTACACTTGGCACAATTAATCACACATTGCTTAGTTTAGAAGCATTACGTGCCAGAAATATTCCTATTTTAGGAGTGATTTTAAATGGACTACCTAGTCAAGATAATCTTGAAGCAATAGAATTTTATGGTAGAGTACGGGTATTAGCATCAGTACCTAAACTACAGCAAGTTGATAGAGAACATCTAATGCAAACACCATTTTCAAATCAATTAAAAGCTATTTTGGGACGATGA
- a CDS encoding phage tail sheath subtilisin-like domain-containing protein, whose amino-acid sequence MTEQFLHGVNVIEVTSGARAVRTAKSSVIGVIGTAPDADGEKFPLNKPVLIAGSLKEAAKLGKSGSLPSAVNGIFSQIGATVVVIRVEEKVEETLSNVIGGVDEETGEYQGIQAFLSSESIVHVAPRILIAPQFTHQLSGDAGNPVVSALIPIAEKLRAIIVADGPNTNDEEAIKWRKSIGSSRVYVVDPWVKVFEGEEKPPSPFVAGLIAKVDSEQGFWHSPSNKEINGIVGTSRAIDFTLGDTSCRANYLNENEVTTIIHQNGYRLWGNRTCSNDSKWAFLSVRRTADLINDSLLRAHLWAVDRNITKTYIDDVIEGVNSYLANLKAQGAIISGKCYATPELNTPTNIASGKVYFDFEFTPPYPAEQIIFRSHLVNNQIL is encoded by the coding sequence ATGACAGAACAATTTCTACATGGAGTAAATGTTATCGAGGTTACCTCTGGAGCAAGAGCAGTACGCACAGCTAAATCATCGGTAATTGGCGTAATTGGTACTGCACCTGATGCTGACGGGGAAAAGTTTCCACTGAATAAACCAGTATTAATAGCGGGAAGCTTAAAAGAGGCTGCGAAGCTTGGAAAGAGTGGCAGTTTACCTTCTGCAGTGAATGGAATATTTTCCCAAATTGGTGCAACAGTAGTAGTTATTCGAGTTGAGGAGAAAGTAGAAGAGACGCTCAGCAATGTCATTGGAGGAGTTGATGAAGAAACCGGAGAATATCAAGGGATTCAAGCGTTCTTAAGCAGTGAAAGTATAGTCCATGTTGCGCCAAGAATACTAATTGCCCCTCAGTTTACTCATCAATTGTCTGGAGATGCTGGAAACCCAGTGGTTAGCGCTTTAATTCCTATAGCAGAAAAATTAAGAGCAATAATAGTAGCAGATGGACCAAATACTAATGATGAAGAAGCAATAAAGTGGAGAAAAAGTATCGGCAGCTCAAGAGTTTATGTTGTAGATCCATGGGTAAAGGTGTTTGAAGGGGAGGAAAAACCGCCAAGTCCATTTGTAGCCGGTTTAATAGCCAAAGTAGATAGTGAACAAGGATTTTGGCATTCGCCCTCAAATAAAGAGATAAACGGTATTGTTGGAACAAGTAGAGCTATTGATTTTACCTTAGGTGATACAAGTTGTAGAGCAAATTACTTAAATGAAAATGAAGTAACAACGATAATTCATCAAAATGGCTATAGGCTTTGGGGAAATAGGACATGTTCAAACGATTCAAAATGGGCTTTTCTATCAGTGAGGCGTACTGCAGATTTAATTAACGATAGTCTACTTCGAGCTCACTTATGGGCAGTTGATCGCAATATCACCAAAACTTACATAGATGATGTGATAGAGGGGGTGAATTCTTATTTGGCCAATTTAAAAGCCCAAGGAGCGATTATCAGCGGAAAATGTTATGCAACACCCGAACTCAATACACCAACAAATATTGCAAGTGGAAAAGTATATTTTGACTTTGAATTTACACCACCATATCCGGCTGAACAGATCATTTTCAGATCTCATTTAGTGAACAACCAAATACTTTAA
- a CDS encoding type II toxin-antitoxin system RelE family toxin yields MPSGIKPYNIDYSESVIKKDIPALPAKVKLMIKKAIMERLTVDPIGLGKPLKHNLSGQRSLRVSTYRILYYIDVPEHTVVITSIEHRKDSYQS; encoded by the coding sequence ATGCCTTCTGGGATTAAACCCTACAATATAGACTATTCAGAATCTGTTATAAAGAAGGACATCCCAGCTCTTCCAGCAAAAGTAAAGTTGATGATTAAGAAGGCAATAATGGAGCGTCTAACAGTTGATCCAATTGGACTTGGAAAGCCATTAAAGCACAACTTAAGTGGACAACGTAGTCTACGTGTAAGCACTTACCGTATACTTTATTATATAGATGTGCCAGAGCATACAGTAGTTATTACTTCAATTGAACATAGGAAAGATTCTTATCAAAGCTAA
- a CDS encoding IS630 family transposase (programmed frameshift), with the protein MAGKSKAIGEELYNQCKLELKKYGIRGEIGRRLQAIISAKEYGISKVAKIYRITRTTLMKWIARFKEKGVIGFAIQPGRGPKPKLNEEKKEKIREVIEEDGANLTAKKLQGIVEGMLAIKVSESTARRLMKKLGFTYITPRPAHYKQDKNKQEEFKKNLNEIVEKNRKKEVFFDESRFGTHSKVGHGWFKKGSRTQVKVKIGRENFYLYSAVNPRNGEDISLLAPHVNTDCMNIFLEQMSKDLGTREAFLIMDCASWHRSKGLKTPENITIIYLPPYSPELNPVERFWQHLKENIIKNKMYDSIKLLENAVSEFIRDITESSIKTICSVNYLSSYL; encoded by the exons ATGGCAGGAAAAAGTAAAGCAATAGGAGAAGAACTATATAATCAATGCAAGTTAGAATTAAAAAAATATGGAATAAGAGGAGAGATAGGAAGAAGGTTACAAGCAATAATATCAGCAAAGGAGTATGGTATCTCAAAAGTTGCTAAAATATATAGAATTACGAGAACGACATTAATGAAATGGATTGCAAGATTTAAAGAAAAAGGTGTTATTGGGTTTGCAATACAGCCAGGGCGAGGACCTAAACCAAAACTGAACGAGGAGAAGAAGGAAAAAATAAGAGAGGTAATAGAAGAAGATGGGGCAAATCTGACTGCTAAAAAATTGCAAGGTATAGTTGAAGGAATGTTAGCTATCAAAGTAAGTGAGTCAACGGCGAGAAGGCTTATGAAGAAGCTAGGATTTACATATATCACACCTCGTCCAGCACATTATAAACAAGACAAAAACAAACAAGAGGAGTTCAAAAAAAATCTCAATGAAATTGTGGAAAAGAACCGGAAAAAGGAGGTT TTTTTCGATGAATCGAGATTTGGAACGCACTCAAAAGTTGGACATGGATGGTTTAAAAAGGGCTCAAGAACACAAGTTAAAGTAAAAATCGGAAGAGAAAACTTCTATCTTTACAGCGCTGTAAATCCCAGGAATGGAGAGGATATTAGCCTACTTGCTCCACATGTAAACACAGATTGCATGAACATATTTTTGGAGCAGATGTCGAAAGATTTGGGGACTAGAGAAGCTTTTCTTATCATGGATTGCGCAAGTTGGCATAGGTCTAAAGGTTTAAAAACTCCTGAAAATATCACCATAATTTATTTGCCGCCGTACTCGCCTGAGCTCAATCCTGTGGAAAGATTTTGGCAACATTTAAAGGAAAATATAATAAAGAACAAGATGTATGACTCTATTAAATTACTTGAAAATGCTGTATCTGAATTTATTCGAGATATTACGGAAAGTTCGATCAAAACCATTTGCTCTGTGAATTATTTGTCTAGTTATTTATGA
- a CDS encoding IS4 family transposase, which translates to MANESNEWAKNEFGDASLGDKRLTERLVNIANSVIGSPESSINEACGSWSEAKAAYRFFQNENVKEVDILASHIDKTVERTKAHKRVLVIQDTTYISYSSHKKTSGLGSIAGKGGKGTVMHTALAVSTEGLVLGILDQKIYSRPPISEEEKRLKSHRSNVHIEDKESMKWLESLKKTNNIIDQTQTEVITVCDREADIHDFFELAHNLNSAILVRARHNRNVNKKFMYTRNKQKLWSFIQGLPCTGKVEVEIPARDDKQKRTAFLEIRFGKFMMSPHESHIKCKEGHIKYKPAALFSLQLYAIHVVERNSPPGASPLEWMLLTNLSVSTFEEAVEKISWYCLRWKIEILHKILKSGLKVEECRLGTAERLMRYLTVMSIIAWRIFFITSIARTNPTLPCTGLLAEEEWKVLYVKIHRKPCPSIAPTIKEAVSWIAQLGGHLARKSDPKPGPITLWKGWRRLFDLAEGWRLAHEPHICG; encoded by the coding sequence ATGGCAAACGAGAGTAATGAGTGGGCTAAAAATGAATTTGGAGATGCTTCACTTGGAGATAAAAGATTGACCGAAAGATTAGTGAATATTGCTAATAGTGTGATAGGTTCACCTGAAAGCTCAATTAATGAGGCATGCGGAAGTTGGTCAGAAGCAAAAGCTGCATATCGTTTTTTTCAAAATGAGAACGTAAAAGAAGTTGATATTCTAGCTTCACACATTGATAAAACAGTTGAAAGAACAAAAGCTCATAAAAGAGTCCTTGTAATTCAAGATACAACTTATATTTCATACTCAAGTCATAAAAAAACAAGCGGATTGGGAAGTATTGCTGGGAAAGGAGGTAAAGGTACAGTAATGCATACAGCCCTTGCTGTTAGTACGGAAGGTTTGGTACTAGGAATATTGGATCAAAAGATTTACTCGAGGCCACCAATTTCTGAAGAAGAAAAAAGACTAAAGAGTCATCGTAGTAACGTTCATATTGAGGATAAAGAAAGTATGAAATGGCTAGAAAGCTTAAAGAAAACAAATAATATTATAGATCAGACCCAAACAGAGGTTATAACTGTATGTGACAGAGAAGCAGATATACATGATTTTTTTGAACTTGCACATAATCTTAACTCAGCAATTTTAGTAAGAGCTCGTCACAACAGAAATGTAAATAAAAAATTTATGTATACCAGGAATAAGCAAAAATTATGGTCATTTATCCAAGGTCTTCCTTGCACTGGAAAAGTAGAAGTTGAAATCCCTGCTAGAGATGATAAGCAAAAAAGGACAGCATTTCTAGAAATTAGATTCGGAAAATTTATGATGAGTCCACATGAAAGCCACATAAAATGTAAAGAAGGTCACATAAAATATAAACCAGCAGCATTATTCAGTCTACAACTTTACGCAATTCATGTTGTTGAAAGAAATTCTCCTCCAGGAGCAAGTCCGCTAGAGTGGATGCTTTTAACAAATCTTTCGGTCAGTACTTTTGAAGAAGCTGTTGAAAAAATTAGTTGGTATTGTTTGAGATGGAAAATAGAGATATTGCATAAGATTTTAAAATCTGGTCTCAAAGTTGAGGAATGTAGACTTGGAACAGCAGAAAGATTAATGAGGTATTTAACAGTCATGAGCATTATTGCTTGGAGAATTTTCTTTATTACATCAATTGCAAGAACTAACCCAACATTACCATGTACTGGCTTATTAGCTGAGGAAGAATGGAAAGTTTTATATGTTAAAATACACAGAAAACCATGTCCAAGTATAGCCCCTACTATAAAAGAAGCCGTTTCGTGGATTGCTCAACTTGGAGGTCATTTAGCAAGAAAAAGCGACCCAAAACCAGGACCAATTACTCTTTGGAAAGGGTGGAGACGTCTCTTTGATCTAGCAGAAGGATGGAGACTTGCTCATGAACCACATATTTGTGGGTAA
- a CDS encoding phage tail protein, which yields MREPNVLVDGSGKILGNFIITHIEEKQGSSFPCGLPRKIEFQLKLKSYDLLFYQG from the coding sequence ATGCGTGAGCCAAATGTTTTAGTTGATGGTTCAGGAAAGATACTAGGAAACTTTATAATTACCCATATAGAAGAAAAGCAGGGATCATCTTTTCCATGTGGATTGCCAAGAAAGATCGAGTTTCAATTGAAGTTAAAAAGCTATGATTTACTATTTTACCAAGGATAA
- the bioA gene encoding adenosylmethionine--8-amino-7-oxononanoate transaminase, with protein MNLSERDRKIIWHPFTQEKVAKLPIAIKKACGSYLYDENSKPYLDLISSWWVNLHGHAHPKIAKAIYEQSMTLEHVIFAGFTHEPAVTLCEKLRTLLPDKLSRFFFSDNGSTAVEVALKMAYQYWWNQGNREKTTFLSFAGGYHGDTFGAMSVGAKSGFHDAFSNLLFSVLTVPFPETWDEDEEIENKEKHSLKVLEGHLRAGSRKIAALILEPLVQGASGMRMCRPEFVKKVVNLVRQHGILIICDEVMTGFGRTGTYFAFEQTQIIPDFLCISKGLTGGFLPLALTVTTEEVYAAFLSEHLTKTFAHGHSYTANPLGCTAAIASLDLLVKHDTMESIKRIHGIHKKELVNLSEACKNIEHTRVTGTIAAFDVHDAQTLKIKFLEQGLLIRPLGNSVYLLPPYSTSTFELEEAYNKIRNILRIFS; from the coding sequence ATGAATCTAAGCGAACGTGACAGAAAAATCATATGGCATCCTTTTACGCAAGAGAAAGTAGCCAAACTTCCAATTGCAATTAAGAAAGCTTGTGGATCATATCTTTATGATGAAAATAGCAAACCATATCTGGATCTGATTTCTAGCTGGTGGGTAAATCTCCATGGCCATGCTCATCCCAAGATCGCCAAGGCTATATATGAGCAAAGCATGACTTTGGAACATGTAATTTTTGCAGGATTTACCCACGAGCCTGCAGTAACGCTTTGCGAAAAGTTGCGAACTTTATTACCAGATAAATTGTCCAGATTTTTCTTCTCAGACAATGGCTCTACTGCTGTTGAAGTAGCACTAAAAATGGCTTACCAATACTGGTGGAACCAGGGTAACCGTGAAAAAACTACTTTCTTAAGTTTTGCAGGAGGATATCATGGAGATACGTTTGGTGCAATGAGCGTAGGTGCTAAGTCTGGTTTTCATGATGCATTTTCAAATCTATTGTTTTCTGTTTTAACAGTACCTTTTCCAGAAACCTGGGATGAAGATGAAGAAATAGAAAATAAAGAGAAACATTCTCTTAAAGTACTAGAGGGTCACTTACGTGCTGGTTCTCGTAAAATTGCTGCATTAATTTTAGAGCCTTTGGTGCAAGGAGCAAGTGGCATGAGGATGTGCCGTCCAGAGTTTGTTAAAAAAGTTGTCAATTTAGTACGCCAGCATGGAATTTTGATAATTTGTGATGAAGTTATGACCGGTTTTGGCCGTACTGGTACTTACTTTGCTTTTGAACAAACTCAAATTATACCTGATTTTTTATGTATCTCTAAAGGGCTAACTGGAGGTTTTCTTCCACTTGCTCTCACAGTTACTACAGAAGAAGTGTACGCAGCATTTTTAAGCGAACATCTTACCAAAACATTCGCTCATGGTCACTCCTACACTGCCAATCCTTTAGGTTGTACAGCCGCAATTGCTTCTTTAGACTTATTAGTTAAGCACGATACCATGGAGTCAATTAAGAGGATTCATGGTATACACAAAAAGGAATTAGTAAATTTGTCTGAAGCTTGTAAGAACATCGAGCATACACGTGTGACTGGTACAATAGCAGCTTTTGATGTTCATGATGCACAAACACTAAAGATAAAATTTTTAGAGCAAGGACTTTTAATTAGACCTCTTGGCAATTCAGTTTATTTACTACCACCTTATTCAACAAGCACTTTTGAGCTTGAAGAAGCTTATAACAAAATCAGAAATATTCTCAGGATTTTTTCATAG
- a CDS encoding helix-turn-helix domain-containing protein, which produces MAGKSKAIGEELYNQCKLELKKYGIRGEIGRRLQAIISAKEYGISKVAKIYRITRTTLMKWIARFKEKGVIGFAILLLPTNMWFMSKSPSFC; this is translated from the coding sequence ATGGCAGGAAAAAGTAAAGCAATAGGAGAAGAACTATATAATCAATGCAAGTTAGAATTAAAAAAATATGGAATAAGAGGAGAGATAGGAAGAAGGTTACAAGCAATAATATCAGCAAAGGAGTATGGTATCTCAAAAGTTGCTAAAATATATAGAATTACGAGAACGACATTAATGAAATGGATTGCAAGATTTAAAGAAAAAGGTGTTATTGGGTTTGCAATCTTACTATTACCCACAAATATGTGGTTCATGAGCAAGTCTCCATCCTTCTGCTAG
- a CDS encoding IS982 family transposase: MNKNVTELFCFVDDFCKAINKNFAEKLLPNSKKPTRTPEITHSEILTIILLYQQSRCEDFKSFYTYYLKALYGSEFQNLPTYSRFIRLKPRVLWYLALLLQWLCEQSKMTGISYIDATSIAVCHPKRISRNKVFKGLAKLGKTTYGWFFGFKLHMVINEKGEIQGVTLTKGNVDDRKPVPKLTEKLTGLLFGDKGYIKKELFAKLFDRGLKLVTKVKKGMKNTLMLLEEKIFLRKRSIIETVFGYLKDRLELEHSRHRSPINFLVHVFSTLVSYSMKPKKPCISRFYYID, translated from the coding sequence ATGAATAAAAATGTAACAGAATTATTTTGCTTTGTAGACGATTTTTGCAAGGCTATAAACAAAAATTTCGCAGAAAAACTCCTGCCAAACAGTAAAAAACCTACCAGAACGCCAGAGATTACGCATTCTGAAATTCTTACTATAATTTTACTTTATCAACAATCTAGATGTGAGGACTTTAAATCTTTCTATACATATTATTTGAAAGCACTATATGGATCTGAGTTTCAAAATTTGCCAACATATAGTAGATTTATTAGGCTAAAACCGAGGGTTTTATGGTATTTAGCATTACTTTTGCAATGGCTATGTGAGCAGTCGAAAATGACAGGGATTTCGTACATAGATGCAACATCTATCGCTGTTTGCCATCCAAAAAGAATCTCAAGAAACAAAGTTTTCAAAGGATTGGCAAAGCTTGGAAAGACTACATATGGCTGGTTTTTTGGTTTTAAATTGCATATGGTAATTAATGAAAAAGGTGAAATTCAAGGAGTTACACTTACTAAAGGTAACGTTGACGACAGAAAACCAGTACCAAAATTAACTGAAAAACTGACTGGTCTTTTGTTTGGTGATAAGGGCTATATAAAGAAAGAGCTCTTTGCAAAACTCTTCGATAGAGGACTAAAACTCGTTACCAAAGTAAAAAAAGGTATGAAAAACACATTAATGCTACTTGAAGAAAAGATTTTTTTAAGAAAAAGGTCGATTATTGAAACAGTTTTTGGCTACCTAAAAGACAGACTTGAGCTTGAGCATTCAAGGCACAGGTCTCCAATAAATTTCTTGGTGCACGTCTTTTCCACATTAGTTTCATATTCCATGAAGCCTAAAAAGCCCTGTATTTCTAGATTTTACTATATTGATTAA
- a CDS encoding phage major tail tube protein: protein MLPKILKNFNVFVDGKGYAGKIDEITLPKLTIKTEEYRAGGMDIPINIDMGMEKLEADFTFAEYDSELFRLFGLIDGNSVSLTLRGGLQGSGSNDIEGVIINLRGIFKEFDFGSWKPAEKATLKCTVAAHYYKLTIGGNELIEIDAENMIRKINGVDQMALLQTVLGI from the coding sequence ATGCTGCCAAAAATCCTAAAGAATTTTAACGTATTCGTAGATGGCAAAGGTTATGCAGGAAAAATAGACGAAATAACCTTGCCAAAACTTACCATAAAAACAGAAGAATACAGAGCTGGTGGTATGGATATTCCAATAAATATTGATATGGGAATGGAGAAACTTGAAGCTGATTTTACTTTTGCCGAATATGATTCAGAGCTTTTTAGGCTTTTTGGCCTCATAGATGGTAATTCGGTTTCTTTGACGCTAAGGGGCGGATTACAAGGTAGTGGAAGTAATGATATTGAAGGAGTAATTATCAACCTTAGGGGAATATTTAAAGAGTTTGATTTTGGTAGCTGGAAACCTGCTGAAAAAGCCACTCTCAAATGCACTGTAGCTGCCCATTATTATAAACTTACTATAGGTGGCAATGAGCTGATAGAAATCGATGCTGAGAATATGATTAGAAAGATAAATGGTGTTGATCAAATGGCTTTGTTACAAACGGTTTTAGGTATTTAA
- a CDS encoding phage tail assembly protein codes for MTTVKLDNPITVDGTPVSELTFRPVKVRDCLAMERAGSSDFEKEVGLIANLASVTKETILELYFADYIKIQEELKVFFPPVTQRT; via the coding sequence ATGACAACAGTAAAACTTGATAACCCAATAACAGTAGATGGAACTCCGGTTTCGGAATTAACTTTTAGACCAGTTAAAGTAAGGGATTGCCTAGCAATGGAACGTGCCGGTAGTAGTGATTTTGAAAAAGAAGTTGGATTAATTGCAAACTTAGCATCTGTGACGAAGGAAACAATTTTAGAGTTATATTTTGCAGACTACATAAAAATACAGGAGGAGTTGAAGGTTTTTTTTCCACCTGTTACACAAAGGACCTGA
- a CDS encoding phage tail tape measure protein, whose product MSTLSVKIGAILDGSFNSAMAGSSAQLSRLGGTIRQLDTSMKSVSKFKELSRNTLVAKRSWKGLEVQVTSLAKQMKTTAKPSKDLKAQFDKAKESAIKAKTAYLQKRDTLHALSEEFKKSGKNIQSLIRDQDKLGASANRLRSQYSKLNFATKAYQSFSAKRTHFKSQLLETGALALTLGTPFKAAIDFESAMANIKAVIKLSDDKEDNDREFMELGKMLKELSRTIPLSAAELAQVTTSGARLGIEEKKDLLEFTEIVSKMAVNFGMNVEEIGSAASKLYKIFGTKIEDLKEWGDTINHLSSNTTVEAKDLMAAMTIAGGAAKQFGLNVDQIAGLLNAFISLGKQPKKAAEMINGVLVKLQTASEQEDEFRETLEEIGIDIEELEENIKKNPHKALLDFFEILKKIDKHDRAGILLKLFGQGAEDDIALLLENSEVYGKVLDLLADEGERANSLQEEFKDRVSTTASKLQLLKNSIAEVGMNLGSVMLPVLKPIAEKLKWASENIASFAEEYPTVTKVIMGTIAALISLKVLLVGGGYILSLFMGTVWSLAAKAIATFSVLSTYAIPAVITGLSVLKATTLSLATKAFPLLSSAIPVIVTGLRAITLAVVSNPIGAVIAAIATGATLIITNWQKVKNFFSSIWEYIKSIIKPIGEMFSWLGNTVGSIFGKVAENSPLKEFEKRKSIVAEIHTPLKSSISSNLSNNSAIKEMSERNKSFIEEKKSIEGNQVNEIFEKNRFEKKESKTHNQTFNQTFNIIVKAEPNQDARSIADAVIERFREQARGALFDIVEPIN is encoded by the coding sequence ATGTCAACATTATCAGTAAAAATAGGTGCCATACTAGATGGTAGCTTTAATAGCGCAATGGCAGGAAGTAGCGCTCAACTTTCCCGTCTTGGGGGTACAATAAGGCAACTTGATACGTCGATGAAATCGGTATCTAAATTTAAGGAGTTAAGTCGTAACACATTAGTTGCCAAGAGATCTTGGAAAGGTTTAGAAGTGCAAGTAACGTCCTTGGCTAAGCAAATGAAAACAACAGCAAAGCCAAGTAAAGATTTAAAGGCTCAGTTTGATAAGGCTAAGGAATCGGCAATAAAGGCCAAAACAGCGTACTTACAGAAGAGAGACACTTTACATGCGCTCAGTGAAGAATTTAAGAAAAGTGGAAAAAACATTCAATCTTTGATAAGAGATCAAGATAAACTAGGTGCTTCTGCAAACAGGCTGAGAAGTCAATATAGTAAGCTAAACTTTGCTACCAAAGCATACCAGAGCTTTTCAGCAAAAAGGACACACTTTAAATCACAATTACTAGAAACAGGAGCACTTGCATTAACACTTGGAACTCCATTTAAAGCTGCAATTGATTTTGAAAGCGCTATGGCTAATATTAAGGCAGTGATAAAACTTTCTGATGATAAGGAAGATAATGATAGAGAATTCATGGAACTTGGTAAAATGTTGAAAGAGTTATCCCGAACAATACCACTATCTGCTGCAGAGTTAGCACAGGTAACTACAAGTGGTGCTCGACTTGGTATTGAAGAAAAAAAAGATCTTCTAGAATTTACAGAAATAGTGTCGAAAATGGCAGTAAATTTTGGTATGAATGTAGAAGAAATAGGAAGTGCTGCTAGCAAGCTCTATAAAATTTTTGGAACAAAAATAGAAGATCTAAAAGAGTGGGGAGATACGATAAATCATCTATCAAGTAATACTACTGTTGAGGCAAAAGATCTGATGGCAGCAATGACGATAGCTGGCGGTGCAGCGAAACAGTTTGGTTTGAATGTTGATCAGATAGCTGGTTTATTAAACGCCTTCATTAGTTTAGGAAAACAACCCAAAAAAGCAGCAGAAATGATAAATGGTGTGCTGGTCAAACTTCAAACGGCAAGTGAGCAAGAAGATGAATTTAGAGAAACACTAGAGGAAATCGGGATAGATATAGAAGAGCTTGAGGAAAATATCAAGAAAAATCCTCACAAAGCGCTACTGGATTTTTTTGAAATTTTAAAAAAAATAGATAAACATGATCGGGCTGGCATTCTGCTAAAGCTCTTTGGGCAGGGAGCAGAAGATGATATAGCGCTACTACTTGAAAATTCAGAAGTATATGGAAAGGTGCTGGATTTATTAGCTGATGAAGGGGAACGTGCAAATTCATTGCAGGAAGAATTTAAGGATCGTGTGAGTACTACAGCAAGTAAATTACAACTGCTGAAAAATTCGATAGCAGAAGTTGGTATGAATTTAGGTTCAGTGATGTTGCCTGTTTTAAAACCTATAGCTGAGAAGTTAAAATGGGCAAGTGAAAATATAGCTTCATTTGCAGAAGAATATCCAACTGTAACTAAAGTAATCATGGGTACTATAGCAGCACTAATAAGTCTTAAAGTTCTATTAGTAGGTGGTGGTTATATACTTAGTCTTTTCATGGGAACAGTTTGGAGTTTAGCGGCAAAAGCAATAGCAACATTTTCTGTTCTATCGACATACGCTATTCCGGCAGTAATTACTGGACTGAGCGTTTTAAAAGCTACAACTTTGAGCTTAGCAACAAAAGCTTTTCCGTTACTATCATCAGCCATACCTGTAATAGTAACGGGACTGCGGGCAATAACACTTGCTGTAGTCAGTAATCCTATAGGAGCAGTTATTGCTGCAATTGCAACTGGTGCAACACTTATTATAACTAATTGGCAAAAGGTAAAGAACTTTTTCTCTAGCATCTGGGAGTACATAAAATCAATAATAAAGCCCATCGGAGAAATGTTTTCATGGCTGGGAAATACTGTTGGTAGCATATTTGGAAAGGTTGCCGAAAACAGCCCACTGAAAGAATTTGAAAAAAGAAAAAGTATTGTTGCTGAAATACATACTCCCCTTAAAAGTAGCATTTCTAGTAATCTGTCAAATAATAGTGCGATCAAAGAAATGTCTGAGAGAAACAAGAGCTTTATTGAGGAGAAAAAATCTATAGAAGGTAATCAAGTTAATGAAATATTTGAAAAAAACAGATTTGAAAAGAAAGAGTCAAAAACACATAACCAGACATTTAATCAAACGTTTAATATAATTGTTAAAGCAGAGCCTAACCAAGACGCCCGTAGCATTGCTGATGCAGTAATAGAAAGGTTTAGAGAACAAGCAAGAGGGGCTCTTTTTGATATTGTAGAACCAATAAATTAA